In Salirhabdus salicampi, a genomic segment contains:
- the dnaX gene encoding DNA polymerase III subunit gamma/tau, with the protein MSYQALYRVWRPKIFRDVVGQEHITRTLQNAIVQNKFSHAYLFSGPRGTGKTSAAKIFAKAVNCERSPIKEPCNECSACLGIQNGSISDVIEIDAASNNGVDDIREIRDKVKYAPSAVRYKVYIVDEVHMLSTGAFNALLKTLEEPPQHVIFILATTEPHKIPLTIISRCQRFDFKRISQHSIISRLQEIMDAENIKVEEEALKTVALAAEGGMRDALSLIDQAISYSEDNVVELNDVLAVTGSVSQKKLGEIVQYLDRKEVKSALQLVDQFFQEGKDPGRFVLDLIYYLRDVLLYQSSSQGEELLERAIPNNVFYELSETLNAGWIQSAIKRLNECQQEMKWTNSPKVFLEIALLHIAEAEGVTSKAEAEIATIPSEYVQKIEQLEKALHTLKQSGIEGEKKEKEKPSTPTRSAGRKYKVPYERIRVVLEDASKQVLKSIQSQWGSFMDSVKRNSAPAHAKLMNSKPVAASEDALVLSFKYEIHCSLVLENQETIESLLADYLGKRMTIIPIPENDWIQLREEYVKKQRQQEGSNEDEQQEEDPVVAEARKLVGDDLLEIQDT; encoded by the coding sequence ATGAGTTACCAAGCTTTATATCGAGTGTGGCGTCCGAAAATTTTTCGCGATGTAGTAGGACAAGAGCATATCACAAGAACTTTGCAAAACGCCATTGTTCAAAACAAGTTTTCCCACGCGTATCTTTTTTCCGGCCCCCGGGGAACAGGAAAAACGAGTGCTGCAAAAATATTTGCTAAAGCTGTTAACTGTGAGCGTTCTCCTATAAAGGAACCTTGTAACGAATGTTCTGCTTGTTTAGGGATACAAAATGGATCTATATCAGATGTTATTGAAATAGATGCGGCATCTAACAACGGAGTAGATGATATAAGGGAAATACGGGATAAAGTGAAATATGCCCCGAGCGCGGTGAGATATAAAGTATATATAGTAGATGAAGTACACATGCTTTCAACAGGTGCTTTTAATGCCTTATTAAAAACATTAGAGGAACCACCGCAACATGTTATCTTTATACTAGCGACAACGGAGCCACATAAAATTCCGTTAACAATTATCTCCCGTTGTCAACGCTTTGATTTTAAACGAATCTCCCAACACTCCATTATTAGTCGTCTGCAAGAAATTATGGATGCTGAAAACATTAAAGTGGAAGAAGAAGCGCTCAAAACCGTCGCCTTAGCTGCAGAGGGCGGAATGCGAGATGCACTAAGTTTGATTGATCAAGCGATATCGTACAGCGAGGATAACGTTGTTGAATTAAACGATGTATTAGCAGTAACAGGTTCGGTCTCTCAAAAGAAACTTGGAGAAATTGTACAATACTTAGATCGTAAAGAAGTTAAAAGTGCTCTACAGTTAGTTGACCAATTTTTCCAAGAAGGAAAAGACCCGGGAAGGTTTGTTCTTGACTTGATTTACTATTTAAGAGATGTACTTTTATACCAAAGTTCTTCCCAGGGTGAAGAGCTTCTTGAAAGAGCTATTCCCAATAACGTGTTTTATGAACTTTCGGAAACATTAAATGCTGGCTGGATTCAAAGTGCGATTAAACGATTAAATGAATGTCAACAGGAGATGAAATGGACAAATAGTCCGAAAGTCTTTTTAGAAATCGCACTATTACACATAGCGGAAGCAGAAGGTGTAACAAGTAAGGCAGAGGCAGAAATAGCAACAATACCTAGTGAATATGTTCAAAAAATAGAGCAATTAGAAAAGGCCTTGCATACGTTAAAACAGTCGGGGATAGAAGGAGAGAAAAAAGAGAAAGAAAAACCTTCTACGCCGACAAGGTCAGCAGGACGTAAATATAAAGTTCCATATGAACGAATTCGGGTTGTTTTAGAAGATGCATCAAAACAAGTGTTGAAATCGATACAAAGCCAATGGGGTTCATTTATGGACTCAGTAAAACGAAACAGTGCTCCTGCTCATGCAAAGTTAATGAATAGTAAGCCGGTTGCAGCTTCTGAAGATGCCCTCGTCTTATCATTCAAATATGAAATACACTGTTCCCTCGTTTTAGAAAATCAGGAAACCATTGAGTCTTTGTTAGCTGATTATTTAGGGAAGCGGATGACTATCATTCCAATACCCGAAAATGATTGGATTCAATTACGGGAGGAATATGTTAAGAAACAACGGCAGCAGGAAGGATCAAACGAAGATGAGCAACAGGAGGAAGATCCGGTTGTTGCGGAAGCCCGAAAACTTGTTGGCGATGATTTGTTAGAAATTCAAGATACTTAA
- the tadA gene encoding tRNA adenosine(34) deaminase TadA, with product MKHKNPCISDEHYMSLAIEEAKKAATIEEVPIGAVIVDEKGVVIAKAHNLRETTQLAKSHAEFLAIEKANEQLGSWRLENCTLYVTLEPCPMCAGAIMQARIPRVVFGAYDPKAGSCGSLLNLLQDPRFNHRAEVTPNILGQECGKLLTQFFQALRNKKKKM from the coding sequence ATGAAACATAAAAATCCGTGTATTAGTGATGAACATTATATGAGTTTGGCAATCGAGGAAGCAAAAAAGGCTGCTACAATTGAAGAGGTGCCTATTGGTGCTGTTATTGTAGACGAAAAAGGAGTAGTAATAGCAAAAGCCCACAATTTACGGGAAACAACTCAACTTGCGAAAAGTCATGCTGAATTTCTTGCAATTGAAAAAGCAAATGAACAATTAGGTAGTTGGCGCTTAGAAAACTGTACGCTGTATGTTACTCTTGAACCTTGTCCAATGTGTGCAGGGGCGATTATGCAAGCTAGAATTCCTCGAGTTGTTTTTGGGGCATATGATCCGAAAGCAGGCAGTTGTGGTTCTTTGTTAAATCTGTTACAAGACCCTCGATTTAATCATAGGGCAGAGGTTACCCCGAATATTTTAGGACAAGAGTGTGGAAAGCTGTTAACACAGTTTTTTCAGGCCTTGCGCAACAAGAAAAAGAAAATGTAG